TGCTGTATTTCCCTTCTATCCATACCCGGGGTTTCTTTTCTAAGAAGTATAGGCCCCCGATCATGTACTTCCACTCCTTGTCCTTGAAACCATAGGCCCCGTAGCCCTCTATCATGGCCCGTGTGCTGAATTTATTGCTGGTACGGCCTCCCAGTCTCAGCCGGCTCCCCTCTACCGGATTATAGCTGTAGACGGTGAAATAGGGCCCCAATTCGAAAAGTCCCACCTCTTTATATCCTGTGATGGCCAGTGTCAGGATATCCACATAGGTGTTGAACTGAGGTACCTTCTTCAGGCTATCGACCATGGAGTAAATCCTTGCCTGATTGATGGTCAGGCTATCATGCCGGGCCTGCTCCCAGTACTCATCACTCTTGCTATTGACATCCTCAGCCAGGATGATATTCTCCGCTCCGAAATAGAAGTCATCATCACGCGGTCGGTTGATAACGAAGTCCTTGTATGAGGTGGATTTCCGGCCATAGAGACCCATGGTCTTCTCTCCCAGATTGAAGTCGATGACCAGGTCGTCCTTGGTCAGCATCCATACTTCATCCTCTACTTCATCATATTCCTGTCTCACCCGCATATCGGAGATGAAGTTGATGTTAGCGCTCTTGGCGATCGCTCCTTCCATACGCTTCACGGCATAGGTCGTATCGTTGACCCACATCTCTCCGTTGAAGGTGAGTTCCTGCTTGTGCTTGGGAATGAATTCTATCTGGTAGCACCATTTATCATCGATGAATGCGCTATCCTTCAGGTAGTATTTGTAGTGCGAGAATCCGGAATTGGCGATGGGGCTGATAAAGTTCTTCCCGAAGATGAAGATGTAGTTGTTGTAGATATTGACATTCTGATACATATCACCCAAGAACTGGGAGATACTCTCATTCTTCACCCCAGATACCTTGGTAGCCTTGATGACCTCCTTCTCGGACTTCGGACTCTGACGGTAGTAGAAATCGGAGATGGATTCGGTCATGAAGAGGGGCAGGAAGGGCTTTTGCTCGGTAGAATCGATATTGTCGAAGATGAAATCGAACGAACGGAAGAGCTTTTTCTGGGTGAATTGCTCGGAGATATTGTTCAGGTCGAATTCGACCTTGTTGTATACCTCGTACTCATAGGCCTCGAGCTTCTCCCGGTTGTTGACATCCTTATTGCGCTGTACGGCCCGTATGATGGGATGTGCCGGATTCTCCCATTCAGACGCCCTGACCACCACCTCCTGTAGGTCGACAGAACTCGATTCCAGTTGAAAATCGATGGTCTGCTCACGGTCCCTACGTACCCGCTTGGTCTGTCTTTTATAGCCCACATAGGAGCACACCAGGGAATCTGAGACGTAGTAGGATTCTATGCGGTAGAATCCATTCACATCGGTGGTCGTTCCGGTCTTGGTACCCTTGAAGGCCAGATTGACGAATGGGAGTCCTTCTTGGGTCACTGCATCCTTGACATAGCCTTGCACGACAGTCGTCTGACCGACCCCACCCAAGGTCAGGATCATCAGCCCACAGAACGTGAAAAACCGGGATATGCATGGGATCATGTGTGAACTCATCGTGTCTGGATACCGGTGCTATCCGGATTCCGCTTGCTTTTTCGTTGGATGCGTGCTGCAATAATGATGCTCAACTCATACAGCAACATGATAGGGAAGGTCACCAAGATCTGCGAAGAGATATCAGGAGGTGTGATAATGGCCGATAGGAGTAGAACTCCGACCAAGGCATGCTTGCGGTATTTCTTCAGGAATGCCGGGGTGATCAGCCCCAATCGGGCCAGTATCATGACCACCACGGGCAATTGGAAGAGGATGCCCGTACTCAAGGTGATGATGGTGACCGTAGAGACATAGGAGTTGATGGTGAATTCGTTCTTCACCAGATCGCTCAAGGAGAAATTGAGGAAGAACTGCACAGATATGGGCACAATGATGAAGTAGCCGAATGATATGCCCAAGAAGAACAGCAGACTCACCCACACAGTAATCCCTCTCGCCTGTTTTTTCTCCCTGTCTTTAAGCCCCGGAGCGATAAAGGACCAGATCTGATAGAAGATATATGGAAAGGCGAGCACGATACCCACGATCACTCCTGTCATGAGATAGACGGTGATCTGTGTGGGCAGATTGAGCGCTTGGAAGACGCTGCTGTTATCGGTAAGACATAAGGTATCGGATATACCACAGAGGAAACGGTTGGTCGGAAACCAATCCTTTACCGGTCCAAAGATGATCTTCTCGAATAGCAGATCCTTCAGCGACAGTGCCAACACGGCTCCTATCACTATGGCAATAGCTGCTCGGATGAGCCTCCACCGGAGTTCCTCCAGATGCTCGAGAAAGCTCATTTCTCCTTGATTCTTCTCTTCCAAGTTGTGCTTGATTGATCAGGAATACTCAGTTTCAAAAGTAGGGATGACATCGACTGTACAAGCAAGGATGACCAATGCTTTACAAAGTATTATGAACGTCATAGAAGTATCGATGAAAAATCCCCACTCATACGCGCGAATGTCTTAAATTAGGGTCTTTACAGACTTCTACATTCTATTCCATTAACCTTAATGCAAGGTCATGTCTGAAAACATCGCAGCCGTTGAGGCGCAGCAGAACCCCCGACAAGCACTCAAGAAATTCTTTGGATTCACGGCCTTCAAAGGTGAGCAAGAGGCCATCATACAGAATATCCTGGACGGGAATGACTCTTTTGTGATCATGCCCACCGGTGGTGGTAAATCCCTGTGCTATCAATTGCCTGCTCTCATGATGGAAGGGACGGCCATCGTGGTATCCCCGCTCATCGCTCTCATGAAGAATCAGGTAGACGCCATAAGAGGATTCTCAGCAGATGATGGCGTAGCCCATTTCCTCAATAGCAGCCTGAATAAGAGTCAGCTCGCCAAGGTGAAGGAAGATGTGGTGTCCGGAGTCACCAAGATGCTCTACGTAGCACCTGAATCCCTCACCAAGGATGAGAATGTGGAATTCCTCAACAGTGTGAAGATCTCCTTCTTCGCTATCGATGAAGCCCACTGTATCAGTGAGTGGGGACATGATTTCAGACCGGAGTATAGGCGGCTCAAGCCTATCATGAAGGAGATTGCCGATACGCCTGTGATCGCATTGACGGCAACTGCTACAGAAAAGGTCCAGTTGGACATCCTGAAGAATCTGGGTCGTGAGAATGCCCGTGTATTCAAAGCCTCATTCAACCGGGATAACCTCTACTACGAGGTCCGCCCTAAAGAGAATGTCTTCTCAGACATCATTAAATTCATCAAGAAGCACGAAGGAAAATCCGGTATCGTGTATTGCTTGAGCCGTAAAAAAGTGGAAGAATTGGCCGAAGCCCTGCGGGTGAACGGTATCAAGGCATTGGCTTACCATGCCGGTATGGAATCCTCAGCCCGTGCACGTACCCAGGATCAGTTCCTCATGGAGGATGTGGATGTCATCGTAGCGACCATTGCCTTTGGTATGGGTATCGACAAACCGGATGTACGTTATGTGATCCATCACGATATACCTAAGAGTATCGAGAGCTATTACCAGGAGACAGGCCGGGCCGGACGAGATGGCGGAGAAGGAAAATGTCTGGCCTTCTATAGCTACAAGGACATCGAGAAGCTGGAGAAATTCCTACAAGGTAAGCCTGTGGCCGAACAGGAGATCGGTAAGCAGTTGCTGCAAGACATCGTGAGCTATGCCGAGACCTCCGTCTGCAGACGTAAATTCCTGTTGTACTATTTCGGAGAGGAATTCGATGAGGCGCGATGCACCAAGATGTGTGATAACTGCGCGCATCCCAAAGAGAGTGTGGAGGTCAAAGAAGACCTGACGTTGATTCTGGAGACCGTCAAAGCCGTCAAAGAGAAGCATCAGATGAAACATGTGGTCAACGTGCTGATCGGAAAAGAGACAGCCGATGTCAAGACCTACAATCATCATCAATTAGAGCAATTCGGTGCAGGTGATGACCAAGAACCTTCCTACTGGAACAGTATCATCCGTCACTGTCTGGTGTCAGGCATCCTGACCAAGGAGATAGAGACCTATGGCCAATTGAAATTGAGCCCCTTGGGACAAGACTTCCTGAAATCTCCTCGACCCATCAAGTTATTTCTGGAGCGCAGCTATGCCAGCGACCCTAATGAGTCAGTGATCGGAGGTGCCAAGGCCGGAAATGCCGGAGACCCTGTGCTCATGGATATGCTCAAGGACCTGCGTAAGAAAGAAGCAGACAAGCGTAATCTGGCCCCTTACATCATCTTCCAAGAAAGCTCATTGGAGGATATGGCCATACGCTATCCCATCACCATGGATGAGCTGATCAATATCGCTGGTGTAGGTAGTGGAAAGGCCAATAAATTCGGGAAACCCTTCATCGACTTGATCGCTAAGTATGTGAAGGAGAACGAGATCGATCGACCCATGGACATGGTGGTACGATCAGTGGCCAACAAATCTGCCAACAAGGTCCATATCATCACCAATATCGACAAGCGACTGCCTCTGGAAGATATCGCCTCGAGTAAGGGTATGGACATGGAGCAGATCGTCTCTGAGATAGAGGCCATCGTCTATTCAGGTACCAAGGTCAATATCAACTACTACTTGGATGACCTATTGGATGAGGATAGCCAAGAGGAGATATTCGAGTACTTCAAAGAAGCCGAAGACGACTCCATAGATGCCGCTGTAGAGGAGTTCGATGGTGATTTCTCCGATGAAGAACTAC
This genomic window from Flavobacteriales bacterium contains:
- the tatC gene encoding twin-arginine translocase subunit TatC: MEEKNQGEMSFLEHLEELRWRLIRAAIAIVIGAVLALSLKDLLFEKIIFGPVKDWFPTNRFLCGISDTLCLTDNSSVFQALNLPTQITVYLMTGVIVGIVLAFPYIFYQIWSFIAPGLKDREKKQARGITVWVSLLFFLGISFGYFIIVPISVQFFLNFSLSDLVKNEFTINSYVSTVTIITLSTGILFQLPVVVMILARLGLITPAFLKKYRKHALVGVLLLSAIITPPDISSQILVTFPIMLLYELSIIIAARIQRKSKRNPDSTGIQTR
- the recQ gene encoding DNA helicase RecQ; the encoded protein is MSENIAAVEAQQNPRQALKKFFGFTAFKGEQEAIIQNILDGNDSFVIMPTGGGKSLCYQLPALMMEGTAIVVSPLIALMKNQVDAIRGFSADDGVAHFLNSSLNKSQLAKVKEDVVSGVTKMLYVAPESLTKDENVEFLNSVKISFFAIDEAHCISEWGHDFRPEYRRLKPIMKEIADTPVIALTATATEKVQLDILKNLGRENARVFKASFNRDNLYYEVRPKENVFSDIIKFIKKHEGKSGIVYCLSRKKVEELAEALRVNGIKALAYHAGMESSARARTQDQFLMEDVDVIVATIAFGMGIDKPDVRYVIHHDIPKSIESYYQETGRAGRDGGEGKCLAFYSYKDIEKLEKFLQGKPVAEQEIGKQLLQDIVSYAETSVCRRKFLLYYFGEEFDEARCTKMCDNCAHPKESVEVKEDLTLILETVKAVKEKHQMKHVVNVLIGKETADVKTYNHHQLEQFGAGDDQEPSYWNSIIRHCLVSGILTKEIETYGQLKLSPLGQDFLKSPRPIKLFLERSYASDPNESVIGGAKAGNAGDPVLMDMLKDLRKKEADKRNLAPYIIFQESSLEDMAIRYPITMDELINIAGVGSGKANKFGKPFIDLIAKYVKENEIDRPMDMVVRSVANKSANKVHIITNIDKRLPLEDIASSKGMDMEQIVSEIEAIVYSGTKVNINYYLDDLLDEDSQEEIFEYFKEAEDDSIDAAVEEFDGDFSDEELRLMRIRFLSEVAN